One window of Nicotiana tomentosiformis chromosome 11, ASM39032v3, whole genome shotgun sequence genomic DNA carries:
- the LOC138901780 gene encoding uncharacterized protein: MDKLKERNQLGDFCTQFGLPGLPETSTHKKKKHKYHRYPNKDSPYKRKISRYRSKEEREAKKAHRKATRFTKNRSKRDLADIKCYKCGKFSHIAPNCKLQKLKTLGLDDELRDKLYPPIILGTPFINVICPFTSIDSKGFTATYKDKEISYTFVTDPVTRDINALIDMKQKHIDSLQLKLFSMNIFDTLNSTKVQEKIKLISESIAIDICAEHPSAFWNRKKHIVTLPYEDNFSEDDIPTKSIPCHMNAELVEFCKKEIDNLLKKGLIKPSKSPWSCTTFYINNAAEKERGIPRLIINYKPLNKYLK; the protein is encoded by the exons atggataagcttaaggaaagaaaccaattaggggatttttgcacccagttcggtttacccggtttacccgagacttctactcataagaagaagaaacataagtatcatagataccccaacaaAGACAGTCCTTATAAAAGAAAAatatctagatatagatccaaagaagaacgagaagctaagaaagcccatcgtaaggctactagatttaccaaaaataggtctaagagagatctagctgacattaagtgttacaAGTGTGGTAAATTTAGCCATATAGCCCCGAATTGTAAGCtccaaaagctgaaaaccttaggactagacgatgagttacgtgataag ttataccctccaattatacttggaacaccgtttattaacgtAATTtgtccttttactagcatagactcgaaaggttttactgctacttataaggataaagagataagttatacttttgttacagatccagtaactagagatattaatgctttaattgatatgaagcagaaACATATTGATTCTTTGCAGTTAAAattatttagtatgaatatatttgatactttgaattctactaaagtacaagAAAAGATCAAATTGATCTCTGAAAgtattgctattgatatttgtgcagaacatcctagtgctttttggaatagaaaaaagcatattgtaaCTCTGccttatgaagataatttctctgaggatgatattcctactaaatctatACCTTGTCATATGAATGCAGAATTAGTGGAATTCTGCAAAAAGGAGATTGATAACTTGTTaaaaaagggtttgataaaaccctcaaaatctccttggtcttgcacAACTTTTTATattaataacgcagctgaaaaggaacgtggtattCCTAGATTAATCATTAATTATAaacccttgaataaatatttgaagtag
- the LOC138901781 gene encoding uncharacterized protein: protein MGDTTITADTSKVAKAVSYNINHPDHLNNSDSPGMTLVNNLFDGRGYPGWRKSILLSLSAKKKLGFINGAWQYPDLSSPDHEQWSCVNDMELWDSLEQRFGKTNGAKLYHLQKKLQGLVQGNSDIAGYFTKLKRLWDELDALNVVICCSCVCTCEGKAKLTKSLEDQRLIQLLMGLNDIYAQRSLCKRTFNSDSLSFMAIGDVKQPNAQLLADFVAFMVTGQGRNFQKNRNQTQKGATVGTKFNNLGQKFTKPQQKFKAKKRYNPNVSCTYCEKTGYTQEDCYRIIGFPDDFEFINEKNYQNQIKANVVLTQKITRIRQDRILKTATILGNNSTRNMLQRW from the exons ATGGGTGACACAACCATAACTGCAGATACCAGCAAAGTTGCAAAGGCTGTGAGTTATAATATCAATCACCCCGATCATCTTAATAATTCTGATTCTCCTGGGATGACTCTAGTCAACAACTTGTTTGATGGAAGGGGATATCCAGGATGGAGGAAATCCATTTTGTTGTCTCTATCAGCTAAGAAGAAACTTGGGTTTATCAATGGAGCATGGCAATATCCAGATCTGAGTTCTCCAGATCATGAACAATGGAGCTGTGTCAATGACATG GAGCTTTGGGATAGCTTGGAGCAGAGATTTGGAAAAACAAATGGAGCCAAGCTATACCATCTGCAAAAGAAGCTTCAAGGATTAGTGCAGGGAAACAGTGATATTGCAGGATACTTCACTAAACTCAAACGATTGTGGGATGAATTGGATGCTTTAAATGTTGTCATATGTTGTTCATGTGTGTGTACTTGTGAAGGAAAAGCAAAATTAACTAAGTCACTTGAAGATCAGAGGTTGATTCAATTGCTAATGGGATTAAATGACATCTATGCACAA AGAAGTTTATGCAAACGCACATTTAACTCAGATTCATTATCATTTATGGCAATAGGAGATGTGAAACAACCTAATGCCCAACTTTTAGCTGATTTTGTAGCTTTTATGGTGACAGGGCAAGGGAGAAACTTTCAGAAAAACAGGAACCAAACACAAAAAGGAGCAACAGTGGGaacaaaatttaataatttaggacAGAAGTTCACTAAACCACAGCAGAAGTTTAAGGCAAAGAAGAGGTACAATCCAAATGTGTCTTGTACTTATTGTGAAAAAACAGGGTATACTCAAGAAGATTGCTATAGAATCATTGGATTTCCAGATGATTTTGAGTTTAtcaatgagaagaactatcaaAATCAGATCAAGGCAAATGTAGTTTTAACACAGAAGATCACGAGAATCAGACAGGATAGAATACTGAAAACAGCAACAATTTTGGGcaacaactcaacaaggaacatGTTGCAGAGATGGTGA